ttgGTATATAGATATGCTAATTCgtcaaaaaattatgttaatgtaaatttattatgcAACAATGATACATCGTTGTGAAACAGGTTTTGGCAGAAACATGAACAACGATATATCACTGTGAAACCGTTTTTGGCAACGACACGTACAACAATCAATCGTTGTGAAGCAGCCTAAGGGTTAATGTCATCTATCTGATTAATGTTCACCATAGTTAGCATTTCTAACCATCCATTTCTATGTGCAGGAATATGTGCTGGAGGAAGACTTCAACCGGATGTCCGCAGTGCGAGAGTTGCTCGCTCACCAGAGCCGTGTGACAGCAGTACACTTTGCGCTCGGTCAGGAGTGGGTTCTCAGCATCGGGCGAGACAAGATGTTCCAGTATCACTGTTCCGAGACTGGCCGCACCCTCGGCAACTTCCTCAGCAATGCCTGGTGCACAGCTCTTGTGTATCCTTTACGTTGTCTATAGTAACTGCTGCTGTTCATTTGTATTGTGttgggatcacttctggctggtttataccttccagttgaacctgaccactgggcacagcaaaaaccgatgtgtcacttaaatctgggcaacctgatggatgtccaggagcagcacatcactaaccgcaaatgttgatattctggggtgcaagggtaattcaataggtctagtctactgcgggagatgactgttgaagtttgGTGGGGTTTGATCCTTAACTATCacaggttcttgctagcctcaacaagggtgtgcaaCCCCATGCCTGCGTTAACTGAAGAGGcgggttcagagctggcctcctcttcttccgggGGAACATAACTTTAAggttagtgccctaattcttcctcatggatctagATAGgaggttcagagctggcctcctcttcttccgggGGAACATAACTTTAAggttagtgccctaattcttcctcatggatctagataggaggtggcccctacctcctaaccttacccatcctgaatatcctgtcactccggaagcagcgctaaggttcttataggacttggggcaatttataagcttcttgtcctaagagaacaaaaaaagaaatgcTTCAATGAGACCTTATTTTCTGGTTATAAAGACTTGATGGGAATTTTATTCCATTGAagaatttgttgatttattaaattttgtatatgtgACAGAGAATAGTTGTTAATCTTGgatcttatttttctacataagtGCTATTACTGAGTACCACATGACAAGTTCGCACAGAACATTGTGTCATTGACAAGATCTATTGTGATTGTGAAACCGTCTAATCGtcaataaattttcttatttcttgaattatttttagttttaatttagtatagGAAACGCGTGCAAACTAATActatagatgagccgctttgaaaACGACCTGTTAAGTGAACAGTGTGGGGGGTGGAGTGAGAGAGAGATGTGTGTGTGTGGAGAGGGAGAAGAAGTGTGGACTCACTTCCCCCTCCACATTCCTCACCAATCACTCCTCAGTCACCTTTTTACCACTCGTAGGGTATGTGTtgttacataacagctgttttacaaacccagtaataataacaacagctgttaacaataaacatttgttaaaattacttCTTAATTATAGTAACCAATAGGTGCAATTAGTAATTAATAGGTGCACATcgtatccccccccccccccccccccccccccacccccccccccccccacccccccccccccccacccccccccccccccacccccccccccccccacccccccccatctCCAGcattgcctggtaaaataagacatcctttacctttttttaaataaagcattattaatcAATTCCTTACAAAACTTAACAGTTtatgatgaaatattaaaaagtgtattgtcAATCGATATTGGTGGAAAATCTGTTCTTCATTCTTAGTTTATCCCATTACTGAATTTGGACATTCTAAAACTGGTATTACATGAATAATGCTTTGATTGAGTGCTTAACACACAATATATCAAGTTTGTACCCATCTGAAACCATTGGAATACAAggttattttgtttactaaatgaAGTTACTAATCAATTACTAGAAATATAAATCTTTCACGgctacagaaaatattttactctcaTCAACTTCTCACATCCATAtgaaaattttcccaaaaatgtaacatacattAGTTAGTTTTACCATTCAAAGttccaaagaaaaatatatacaccaGATTTTGCCAGAATGtgttaagagaattgtaaatctAATCATTCAAACTGcacttttcaatttttcaaagcgtgctttgtatttttaaaatcattttaaattttcttctctcAAAATATGGTTGAGATGTATATTTCCTTGGATCGTGGGCAATGTTTGCTCAACTGTTCATAAAAACAAGATTCCCATGTCAAAATTCCTTTATAAAATGAAGTACTGCTTGAATTATGTGTATGTTTATATTCacagggtgttcagaaaaggTTGTCACAAatttctgtggctgatagtacacttaatttcaaacagaaaatgtcctaaaatcataggtcaagaaatgtattgtttagcCACTAGgtgctattttgtattttttacgaaaATACTTCAATCTCCATATTATTATcgataataagaaataattgaagATTACATAAATGTATTGTCTGGTATTGACTGATATGATTGTTATCAGTTTGAAAATTAATCTATTGAGCACAAATGATGGAATGATTCTGATAGCCACCGCTATTGTTCCAAAACctcaattacataaatacataacagTTACATGATGTCACATTTTTTATAGaaccatttttattattcctaCTATATACTGTATGATATTACTCATGTTTTAagattaaacaaaaacatttgaaTCTAATAATATAATGTGTAAAGTTTATCAAACAACAGAAATTACAGTAAC
This genomic stretch from Homalodisca vitripennis isolate AUS2020 chromosome 6, UT_GWSS_2.1, whole genome shotgun sequence harbors:
- the LOC124364756 gene encoding WD repeat and FYVE domain-containing protein 2, translated to MAAEIKPAPANSGDRFSSTKKPVLLSKLEGCNDDINQAIFIPGQDGVISVSDDRTVRVWLKRDSGQYWPSICHYMPVAATCVYYCAETRQLFVGQDNGSIFEYVLEEDFNRMSAVRELLAHQSRVTAVHFALGQEWVLSIGRDKMFQYHCSETGRTLGNFLSNAWCTALVFLLASTRVCNPMPALTEEAGSELASSSSGGT